A window from Acidobacteriota bacterium encodes these proteins:
- a CDS encoding Mpv17/PMP22 family protein: MKPKDFVFAALVVALFAPFFLSPVALAAYKVANAQHPLLLSFLKFAVLATLGECLGLRIRTGRYNQPGFGILPRAVVWGVLGVAIKAAFTIFTAGTPRFLAELGTVLPPDILKQPFSGLKLLASFSVSVAMNLVFAPWMMTLHKITDDHIGRTGGSLRGLFTPIAFGEILAALNWPVMWHFVFKKTIPLFWIPAHTVTFLLPPEYQIVFAAVLGIVLGVLLAIAARMKR, encoded by the coding sequence TTGAAACCGAAGGATTTCGTGTTCGCCGCGCTGGTGGTGGCCCTGTTTGCCCCCTTCTTTCTCTCTCCGGTCGCCCTGGCCGCATACAAAGTCGCCAACGCCCAACATCCTCTGCTGCTCAGCTTTCTCAAATTCGCCGTGCTGGCCACCCTGGGCGAATGCCTGGGCTTGCGCATCCGCACCGGGCGCTACAACCAGCCGGGCTTCGGCATCCTGCCCCGGGCCGTGGTGTGGGGCGTGCTGGGCGTGGCGATCAAGGCCGCCTTCACCATCTTCACCGCCGGCACCCCGCGCTTCCTGGCCGAGCTGGGGACCGTGCTGCCGCCGGACATCCTGAAGCAGCCGTTCTCCGGGTTGAAATTGCTGGCCTCGTTCTCCGTCAGCGTGGCCATGAACCTGGTGTTCGCCCCGTGGATGATGACCCTGCACAAAATTACCGACGACCACATCGGCCGGACAGGCGGCAGCTTGCGCGGGCTGTTCACGCCCATCGCCTTCGGCGAGATCCTGGCGGCGCTCAACTGGCCGGTGATGTGGCATTTCGTTTTCAAGAAGACGATCCCGCTGTTCTGGATCCCCGCCCACACCGTCACCTTCCTTCTCCCGCCCGAATACCAGATCGTGTTCGCCGCCGTGCTGGGCATCGTGCTGGGTGTCCTGCTGGCCATCGCCGCGCGGATGAAACGCTGA
- a CDS encoding NADH-quinone oxidoreductase subunit NuoF codes for MKATNSTPVSHPADQSPAAGGAIAPWLADRLNDSPPRLRRDLVAQPVVFVGAGTCGLGAGAKKTAQAVRDYCQAHQFAAELVEVGCIGMCSAEPLLDIQMPGRTRISFTHVTADCVPAILDAVRNDQIPEHERLGQFRHPDHRPYAGVPFIDEHPFFAPQTRWVLANCGRIDPTRIEEYIARGGYTALVQALNSKTPAEVITEVELSGLRGRGGGGFPTGRKWRLARQNEGSQKYLICNADEGDPGAFMDRAVIEGDPHRLLEGMALAAYAIGASKAYVYIRAEYPLAIERLKRAIQQAEEWGLLGRNILDSGFNLTVVIKQGAGAFVCGEETALIHSIEGKRGMPRPRPPYPAQNGLFGKPTVINNVETLANIPPLIANGAAWFNAVGTASSKGTKVFALSGKVTNTGLIEVAMGTSMRQIIFDLGGGTPGGKKYKAVQIGGPSGGCIPEQHLDIQVDYESLKTVGAMMGSGGLVVMDEDTCMVDVAKFFMDFIQRESCGKCIPCREGTKRMLEILEAITRGRGQETGNQALERFKGVMHLAELAEVIRDTSLCGLGQTAPNPVISTLRWFRHEYESHIFERRCPSKVCPGLLEYRIDAERCKGCTLCAKKCPAGAIMGVAKSPHYVITDKCIGCGTCVEVCRFQAVAVV; via the coding sequence ATGAAGGCAACTAACTCCACCCCGGTTTCTCACCCCGCCGATCAGTCTCCGGCCGCCGGCGGCGCCATCGCCCCCTGGCTGGCGGATCGGCTCAACGACTCGCCGCCTCGGCTGCGCCGCGATCTCGTCGCGCAGCCGGTGGTCTTCGTGGGCGCCGGCACCTGCGGTCTGGGCGCCGGAGCCAAGAAGACGGCGCAGGCGGTCCGGGACTACTGCCAGGCCCACCAGTTCGCCGCCGAACTCGTCGAAGTGGGCTGCATCGGCATGTGCTCGGCCGAACCGCTCCTGGACATCCAGATGCCCGGCCGCACCCGAATCTCGTTCACCCACGTCACCGCCGACTGCGTGCCTGCCATCCTCGACGCCGTCCGCAACGACCAGATCCCCGAACACGAGCGACTGGGCCAGTTCCGCCACCCGGACCACCGGCCGTACGCCGGTGTGCCGTTCATCGACGAGCATCCCTTTTTCGCGCCCCAGACCCGGTGGGTGCTGGCCAACTGCGGCCGCATTGATCCCACCCGGATCGAGGAATACATCGCCCGGGGCGGCTATACCGCCCTTGTCCAGGCCCTGAACAGCAAGACGCCGGCCGAGGTGATCACCGAGGTGGAGCTCAGCGGGCTGCGCGGCCGCGGCGGCGGCGGCTTCCCCACCGGCCGCAAGTGGCGGCTGGCCCGGCAGAACGAGGGGAGCCAGAAGTACCTCATTTGCAACGCCGACGAAGGCGACCCGGGCGCGTTCATGGACCGGGCCGTCATCGAGGGCGACCCGCATCGGCTGCTGGAGGGTATGGCGCTGGCGGCCTACGCCATCGGCGCCTCCAAGGCGTACGTTTACATCCGGGCCGAGTACCCGCTGGCCATCGAGCGCCTCAAGCGGGCCATTCAGCAGGCCGAGGAGTGGGGCCTGCTCGGCCGCAACATCCTGGACAGCGGCTTCAACCTGACCGTGGTCATCAAGCAGGGCGCCGGCGCCTTCGTCTGCGGCGAGGAGACCGCGCTCATTCACAGCATCGAGGGGAAGCGCGGCATGCCGCGCCCCCGGCCGCCTTATCCGGCCCAGAACGGCCTGTTCGGCAAGCCCACCGTCATCAACAACGTGGAAACCCTGGCCAACATCCCGCCGCTCATCGCCAACGGCGCCGCCTGGTTCAACGCGGTGGGCACCGCGAGCAGCAAAGGCACCAAGGTCTTCGCCCTGTCCGGCAAGGTGACCAACACCGGGCTCATCGAAGTCGCCATGGGCACGTCGATGCGCCAAATCATCTTCGACCTGGGCGGCGGCACCCCCGGCGGCAAGAAGTACAAGGCGGTGCAGATCGGCGGCCCGTCCGGCGGCTGTATTCCGGAGCAGCACCTCGACATCCAGGTGGACTACGAATCACTCAAGACCGTGGGCGCCATGATGGGCTCGGGCGGTCTCGTGGTCATGGACGAGGACACCTGCATGGTGGACGTGGCCAAGTTCTTCATGGACTTTATCCAGCGGGAAAGCTGCGGCAAGTGCATCCCGTGCCGGGAGGGCACCAAACGGATGCTGGAAATCCTGGAGGCCATCACCCGCGGCCGCGGTCAGGAGACCGGCAACCAGGCCCTCGAGCGCTTCAAGGGCGTGATGCACCTGGCCGAGCTGGCCGAGGTGATCCGCGACACCAGCCTGTGCGGCCTGGGCCAGACCGCGCCCAATCCGGTGATCAGCACCCTGCGCTGGTTCCGCCACGAATACGAGAGCCACATCTTCGAGCGGCGCTGCCCGTCGAAGGTCTGCCCCGGCCTGCTGGAATATCGGATCGACGCCGAGCGCTGCAAGGGCTGCACCCTGTGCGCAAAGAAATGCCCCGCCGGGGCCATCATGGGCGTCGCCAAGAGTCCCCACTACGTCATCACCGACAAATGCATCGGCTGCGGCACCTGCGTGGAAGTCTGCCGGTTCCAAGCCGTCGCGGTGGTCTGA
- the hydE gene encoding [FeFe] hydrogenase H-cluster radical SAM maturase HydE, with protein sequence MTMSEIETWLREEDAGRLERLWAMADGVRRQHVGDAVHLRGLLEISNHCRRQCAYCGIRAGRNELIRYRLTETDIMDCVRLAASLGLGTVVLQAGEDPGLTRDGIAGLVRRIKAETALAVTLSLGERDDDELAAWRDAGADRYLLRFETSNPELYRRIHPARPGEARDRLAVLRSLRRLGYEVGSGVMVGIPGQTYRDLARDIERLGELRLDMIGLGPYLPHPETPLGQPGQTVTDATADQVPNSAVMATKAMALARLVCPDANIPATTALATADRDHGYALGLQRGANVIMPDLTPPGYRDLYAIYPGKTPLTADRVEAVRAVQALVVSLSRSVGRGPGGAVHREDVTSRPKECPSWSK encoded by the coding sequence ATGACCATGTCGGAGATCGAGACCTGGCTGCGCGAAGAGGACGCCGGGCGCCTGGAGCGCCTCTGGGCGATGGCCGACGGCGTCCGCCGGCAGCACGTGGGCGATGCCGTGCACCTGCGCGGGCTGTTGGAGATCTCGAATCACTGCCGCCGGCAGTGCGCCTATTGCGGGATCCGGGCCGGCCGGAACGAGCTGATCCGCTATCGGCTGACCGAGACCGACATCATGGACTGCGTGCGGTTGGCGGCGTCACTCGGCCTGGGCACGGTGGTGCTCCAGGCGGGCGAAGATCCCGGCCTGACCCGCGACGGCATCGCCGGCCTCGTCCGTCGCATCAAGGCGGAGACGGCACTGGCCGTCACCCTGAGCCTGGGGGAGCGCGACGACGACGAGCTGGCGGCCTGGCGCGACGCAGGTGCCGACCGGTACCTGCTGCGGTTTGAAACGTCCAACCCGGAACTCTACCGCCGGATTCATCCCGCCCGGCCCGGCGAGGCCCGTGACCGGCTGGCCGTGCTGCGGAGCTTGCGCCGTCTCGGCTACGAAGTCGGCAGCGGCGTCATGGTGGGGATCCCCGGCCAGACGTATCGGGATCTCGCGCGGGACATTGAACGACTCGGCGAGCTGCGGCTGGACATGATCGGGCTCGGGCCGTATCTGCCCCACCCCGAGACGCCGCTCGGCCAGCCCGGCCAAACGGTCACGGACGCCACCGCCGACCAGGTGCCCAACTCCGCGGTCATGGCCACCAAGGCCATGGCGCTGGCCCGGCTGGTCTGCCCGGACGCGAACATCCCCGCGACCACCGCCCTGGCGACCGCCGACCGTGACCACGGCTATGCGCTCGGCCTGCAGCGGGGCGCCAACGTGATCATGCCCGATCTCACGCCGCCCGGCTATCGAGACCTGTATGCCATCTATCCCGGCAAGACCCCGCTGACCGCCGACCGGGTCGAGGCCGTCCGTGCCGTCCAGGCGCTGGTGGTGTCCCTGAGCCGAAGTGTCGGCCGGGGGCCGGGCGGCGCCGTGCACCGGGAGGACGTGACGTCCCGCCCGAAGGAGTGTCCATCATGGTCGAAGTGA
- the hydG gene encoding [FeFe] hydrogenase H-cluster radical SAM maturase HydG — MVEVNESNLSPHAVDFIDDDRLARLISGPPPEPARVRDVLAKSMAKEALNLEETAVLIRTADPALEEEIFESARQLKRDVYGNRIVLFAPLYIGNECLNECGYCAFRQSNSDVIRRTLQPEELHQQVTALEQQGHKRLILVFGEHPSYDAEFIAAVTRQVYGIRVGHGEIRRVNINAAPFDHAGYRVIKEAGIGTYQIFQETYHHPTYARYHPAHTRKGNYLWRLDGLSRAMEAGLDDVGLGVLFGLYDWRFELLGLISHARHLQKRYGVGPHTISFPRIRPACGVRMDPAWSVADADFKRLIAILRLAVPYTGLILTARETPEIRRELLGFGVSQIDAGSRLELGGYTEAGDAQCMEREQFELGDIRSLDETIRQLLQDGFIPSFCTSCYRLNRTGEHFMEYAIPGFIQRFCTPNALMTLAEYLEDYASPETRAAGEALLARELDRFADAPARSRLEARLARIRGGERDIYL; from the coding sequence ATGGTCGAAGTGAACGAATCCAACTTGAGCCCCCATGCGGTCGACTTCATCGATGACGACCGGCTGGCCCGGCTGATCAGCGGGCCGCCGCCGGAACCCGCCAGGGTCCGGGACGTGCTCGCCAAAAGCATGGCCAAGGAAGCCCTGAACCTCGAGGAGACGGCGGTGCTGATCCGGACCGCGGATCCGGCGCTGGAGGAGGAAATTTTCGAGTCCGCGCGGCAGCTCAAGCGCGACGTCTACGGCAACCGGATCGTTCTGTTCGCCCCGTTGTACATCGGCAACGAATGCCTCAACGAGTGCGGCTACTGCGCCTTTCGCCAGTCCAACTCCGACGTGATCCGGCGCACGCTGCAGCCCGAGGAGCTGCACCAGCAGGTGACGGCCCTGGAACAGCAGGGCCACAAGCGGCTGATCCTGGTGTTCGGCGAGCATCCCAGCTACGACGCCGAGTTCATCGCCGCCGTCACCCGCCAGGTGTACGGCATCCGCGTCGGGCACGGCGAGATCCGTCGGGTCAATATCAACGCTGCTCCGTTCGACCATGCCGGCTACCGGGTCATCAAAGAGGCGGGGATCGGCACCTATCAGATCTTCCAGGAGACCTACCACCACCCCACCTACGCCCGCTACCATCCGGCCCATACCCGGAAGGGCAACTATCTATGGCGCCTGGACGGCCTGTCCCGGGCCATGGAGGCCGGTCTCGACGACGTGGGGCTGGGCGTGCTGTTCGGGCTCTACGACTGGCGCTTTGAGCTGCTCGGGCTCATCAGCCACGCCCGCCATCTGCAGAAGCGCTACGGCGTCGGGCCGCACACCATCAGCTTCCCGCGGATCCGCCCCGCCTGCGGCGTGCGGATGGACCCGGCCTGGTCGGTCGCCGACGCCGACTTCAAGCGGCTCATCGCCATCCTGCGCCTGGCCGTGCCGTACACCGGCCTCATCCTGACCGCACGGGAGACTCCGGAAATCCGCCGCGAGCTGCTGGGCTTCGGCGTGTCCCAGATCGACGCCGGCAGCCGGCTCGAGCTGGGCGGCTACACCGAGGCCGGTGACGCGCAGTGCATGGAGCGGGAGCAGTTCGAGCTGGGCGACATCCGCTCGCTGGACGAGACCATCCGCCAGCTCCTGCAGGACGGCTTCATCCCCAGCTTCTGCACCTCCTGCTACCGCCTCAACCGCACCGGCGAGCACTTCATGGAATACGCCATCCCCGGGTTCATCCAGCGCTTCTGCACCCCCAACGCCCTGATGACCCTCGCCGAGTACCTCGAGGATTACGCGTCCCCCGAAACCCGCGCCGCGGGCGAGGCACTGCTGGCCCGCGAGCTTGACCGCTTCGCTGACGCCCCCGCCCGGAGCCGCCTGGAGGCCCGATTGGCGCGGATCCGCGGCGGCGAGCGGGACATTTATCTCTGA
- the nuoE gene encoding NADH-quinone oxidoreductase subunit NuoE, producing MNDVDSILRSFPDAKRDSLIPILQAVQESQGFLSREAVVRISRHLKMPASKIYGVATFYNQFRFQAKGRYHIMLCRGTACHVKGSAKLQEIICKQLKIQPGQTTRDGLFSLEVVACIGACGLAPVISINGEFYSSMTPDKVSALLDNFKQKATSHEGN from the coding sequence ATGAACGACGTCGACTCGATCCTGCGCAGCTTCCCCGACGCCAAGCGGGACAGCCTGATTCCGATTCTACAGGCCGTTCAGGAATCCCAGGGCTTCCTCTCGCGCGAGGCCGTGGTCCGGATCTCCCGCCACCTGAAGATGCCGGCCAGCAAAATCTACGGCGTGGCCACCTTCTACAACCAGTTCCGCTTCCAGGCCAAGGGACGGTACCACATCATGCTGTGCCGCGGCACGGCCTGCCACGTCAAGGGCTCCGCCAAGCTGCAGGAGATCATTTGCAAGCAGCTCAAGATCCAGCCCGGCCAGACCACCCGGGATGGCCTCTTCAGCCTGGAAGTGGTGGCCTGCATCGGCGCCTGCGGACTGGCGCCGGTCATCAGCATCAACGGCGAATTCTATTCCAGCATGACCCCGGACAAAGTCTCGGCGCTGCTGGACAACTTCAAGCAGAAGGCAACCTCCCATGAAGGCAACTAA
- a CDS encoding redox-sensing transcriptional repressor Rex: protein MSHYRRLLKKMEEQGLVFVFSHQLASMAHVTAAQVRRDLMDIDISGTPAKGYRIDALAECLRRVLAPEDIQRVALVGVGNLGRALLDYFPGRIPTLSIEAAFDSDPAKTNRIINGCRVYPVSELVERVRELHISIGIIAVPAEAAQEVANLLVRGGVTGILDCAPTRVRVPHGVYLENLDMTASLERTAYFAMQLKSKKEVLT from the coding sequence TTGAGCCATTACCGCCGCCTCCTCAAGAAAATGGAGGAGCAAGGACTCGTGTTCGTCTTCTCCCACCAGTTGGCGTCCATGGCGCATGTGACGGCGGCCCAGGTGCGGCGGGATCTCATGGATATCGACATTTCCGGCACCCCCGCCAAAGGTTACCGGATTGATGCCTTGGCCGAATGCCTCCGCCGGGTGCTGGCGCCCGAGGACATCCAGCGCGTCGCCCTGGTGGGTGTGGGCAACCTGGGCCGAGCCCTGCTGGACTACTTCCCGGGCCGCATCCCGACTCTGTCCATTGAAGCCGCGTTTGACTCCGATCCAGCCAAGACCAACCGGATCATCAACGGCTGCCGGGTCTACCCGGTTTCCGAACTGGTGGAGCGGGTGCGTGAACTCCATATCTCCATCGGCATCATCGCCGTGCCCGCCGAGGCTGCCCAGGAAGTCGCCAACCTGCTGGTGCGGGGCGGAGTCACCGGGATCCTTGACTGCGCGCCCACCCGGGTGCGGGTGCCGCACGGTGTCTACCTCGAAAATCTCGACATGACCGCCTCCCTCGAACGGACCGCCTATTTCGCCATGCAACTGAAATCGAAAAAGGAAGTGCTAACATGA
- a CDS encoding hybrid sensor histidine kinase/response regulator, protein MAETMRILIVDDEPGMRLAAERTLRQFQVDFPDLEAKLGFDLRQAASGEEGLEVIPSFRPQLLLLDHKLPGMSGLDVLDRIVERKIELLTVMITAYASLETAIRATKLGAFDFLAKPFTPEELRMTVRKAAHHYLLQRRADELAREKRQIRFQFLSVLAHELKAPIAAIEGYLCLLKDLPAGMEPQTYNQVVDRSLLRLEGMRKLIFDLLDLTRIESGQKKRELAEHDLVAIARLCLETVQPSAAARRIELVFEPAGPVVMTADRGEIEIILNNLLSNAVKYNRDDGRVTLTIAREAGRVWIRVADTGIGMTPEEVGRLFGEFVRIKNEQTRKILGSGLGLSIVRRLAHLYGGEVTVDSTPGEGSMFSVWLDPAHGDDARSTAEPAV, encoded by the coding sequence ATGGCCGAAACGATGCGGATCCTCATCGTCGATGACGAGCCGGGGATGCGCCTGGCGGCCGAGCGCACGCTCCGCCAGTTCCAGGTCGACTTCCCCGACCTGGAGGCGAAGCTGGGATTCGACCTCCGACAGGCCGCCAGCGGCGAGGAGGGCCTCGAGGTCATCCCATCCTTCCGGCCGCAATTGCTGCTGCTCGATCACAAGCTGCCCGGCATGTCCGGCCTGGATGTGCTGGACCGGATCGTGGAGCGGAAGATCGAGCTGCTCACCGTCATGATCACGGCCTACGCCTCGCTGGAGACGGCGATTCGGGCCACCAAGCTGGGCGCGTTCGATTTTCTGGCCAAGCCGTTCACACCGGAGGAGCTGCGGATGACGGTGCGGAAGGCGGCGCACCACTACCTGCTCCAGCGCCGTGCCGACGAGCTGGCTCGCGAGAAGCGGCAGATCCGGTTCCAGTTCCTGTCCGTCCTGGCCCACGAGCTCAAGGCGCCGATCGCGGCCATCGAAGGCTATCTGTGCCTCCTCAAGGATCTGCCGGCCGGCATGGAGCCGCAAACGTACAACCAGGTCGTCGACCGATCGCTGCTGCGCCTCGAGGGCATGCGCAAGCTGATCTTCGATCTGCTGGACCTGACCCGGATCGAATCGGGACAGAAGAAGCGCGAGCTGGCGGAACACGATCTGGTGGCGATCGCCCGCCTCTGTCTGGAAACGGTACAGCCGTCCGCCGCCGCGCGCCGGATCGAACTGGTGTTCGAACCGGCCGGACCCGTTGTCATGACCGCCGACCGCGGCGAGATCGAGATCATCCTGAACAACCTGCTGTCCAACGCCGTGAAGTACAACCGCGATGACGGACGCGTCACCCTGACGATCGCCCGCGAGGCGGGCCGGGTCTGGATCCGGGTGGCCGACACCGGGATCGGCATGACCCCGGAGGAAGTGGGCCGGCTGTTCGGTGAGTTCGTCCGGATCAAGAACGAGCAGACCCGCAAGATTCTGGGCAGCGGACTCGGACTGTCCATCGTCCGGCGGCTGGCCCATCTCTACGGCGGCGAAGTGACGGTGGACAGCACCCCCGGCGAGGGCAGCATGTTCAGCGTGTGGCTGGACCCCGCCCATGGCGACGACGCCCGGAGCACAGCGGAGCCTGCCGTATGA
- a CDS encoding response regulator, translated as MQQPKHTILVIDDDIDFVQQLQISLKAAGFAVRTAFGEQEAEQVLREGRPDLVISDLMMEHLDGGFVLCHRIKQQDPTIPVILTTAVTSATGLRFDTISADERAWVKADALLAKPVRFEQIIREIRRLLPEA; from the coding sequence ATGCAACAACCGAAACACACGATTCTGGTCATCGACGATGACATCGACTTCGTCCAGCAGCTCCAGATTTCCCTGAAGGCGGCCGGATTCGCCGTCCGCACGGCGTTCGGCGAACAGGAGGCCGAACAGGTCCTGCGGGAGGGCCGGCCGGATCTGGTGATCTCGGACCTGATGATGGAGCATCTGGACGGCGGTTTCGTGCTGTGCCACCGGATCAAGCAGCAGGATCCCACCATCCCGGTGATCCTGACCACGGCCGTCACCAGCGCCACCGGGCTACGGTTCGACACCATCTCGGCCGATGAACGCGCCTGGGTCAAGGCCGACGCCCTCCTGGCCAAGCCGGTGCGGTTCGAGCAGATCATCCGGGAAATCCGCCGCCTGCTGCCGGAGGCATGA
- a CDS encoding 4Fe-4S binding protein, with translation MSEAAAPHYIQTIRERCRVCYTCVRECPAKAIRILDGQAEVIPERCIGCGNCIRVCSQDAKQAASSIDAVTAMLADGVPVAALVAPSYPAEFPDQDYRRVVGALKQLGFASVHEVAFGADLVSRALRQLLDKDPVRHYITTACPAVVAYIEKYHPDLVSYLTPIASPMIATARALRRSRPAPLRIVFIGPCIAKKGEAARDTLAGEVDAVMTFRELRRLLVHRGIECWDADPADFDPPLGGLGTLYPLSGGMFQSSAIQEDLLTVDYVAAEGRTNFVEAIKEFDSGALNARLLELLCCNGCTMGAGMSVKSPLFVRRTQLSRFARTRHEGMDWPAWEAEMARFADLDLGVDFCVDDQRHTAPSRDLIREIMTRIGKLAPEDELNCGACGYDTCIEHAEAIARGVAQSEMCLPHTIDQLRRAVSELAQSHQQLQDTQEALMHSEKLASMGQLAAGIAHEVNNPLGVVLMYSHLLHDECPPDSPLREDLRMITEQADRCKKIVAGLLDFARQNKVLHQPIDIRELVERNLQAIPTPTGVTVQVEHQLDDPVVELDRDQVSQVIINLVDNAYAAMPDGGRLTVRTHLEHDDLVIEVEDTGIGIPKENIKKVFSPFFTTKQIGKGTGLGLAVSYGIVKMHRGNIAVESNADPAAGPTGTTFRVKLPRRGPQD, from the coding sequence ATGAGCGAAGCCGCCGCCCCCCACTACATCCAGACCATCCGGGAACGCTGCCGCGTCTGCTACACCTGCGTGCGCGAGTGTCCGGCCAAGGCCATCCGGATCCTGGACGGGCAGGCCGAGGTGATCCCCGAGCGGTGCATCGGCTGCGGCAACTGCATCCGGGTCTGCAGCCAGGACGCCAAACAGGCCGCCAGCTCCATCGACGCGGTCACGGCCATGCTGGCGGACGGCGTCCCGGTGGCGGCGCTCGTGGCGCCCAGCTATCCGGCCGAATTTCCGGACCAGGACTACCGCCGCGTGGTCGGAGCCCTGAAACAGCTCGGGTTCGCCTCCGTCCACGAGGTGGCCTTCGGTGCGGATCTGGTCTCCCGGGCGCTGCGGCAGCTCCTCGACAAGGATCCGGTCCGCCATTACATCACCACCGCCTGCCCGGCGGTCGTCGCCTACATCGAGAAATACCACCCCGACCTGGTCAGCTATCTGACCCCCATCGCCTCGCCGATGATCGCCACGGCCCGGGCGCTGCGGCGCAGCCGCCCCGCCCCCCTGCGCATCGTCTTTATCGGCCCCTGCATCGCCAAAAAGGGGGAGGCCGCCCGGGACACGTTGGCCGGCGAGGTGGACGCCGTGATGACCTTCCGCGAACTCCGGCGCCTGCTGGTCCACCGCGGCATCGAGTGCTGGGACGCGGATCCCGCCGACTTCGACCCGCCGCTGGGCGGTCTCGGCACCCTGTATCCACTCAGCGGGGGCATGTTCCAGAGCTCGGCCATTCAGGAGGACCTGCTGACCGTCGACTACGTGGCGGCGGAGGGACGGACCAATTTCGTCGAAGCCATCAAGGAATTCGATTCGGGCGCCCTCAACGCCCGGCTGCTGGAGCTGCTCTGCTGCAACGGCTGCACCATGGGCGCCGGGATGAGCGTCAAGAGCCCCCTGTTCGTCCGCCGCACCCAGCTCAGCCGATTCGCCCGCACGCGTCACGAGGGCATGGACTGGCCGGCCTGGGAGGCGGAGATGGCCCGGTTCGCCGATCTGGACCTCGGGGTCGATTTCTGCGTCGACGATCAGCGCCACACGGCGCCGTCCCGGGACCTGATCCGGGAGATCATGACCCGGATCGGCAAGCTGGCGCCGGAGGACGAGCTCAACTGCGGCGCCTGCGGCTACGATACCTGCATCGAGCACGCCGAGGCCATCGCCCGCGGTGTGGCCCAGAGCGAGATGTGCCTGCCCCACACCATCGATCAGCTCCGCCGGGCGGTGAGCGAGCTGGCCCAGTCGCACCAGCAGCTCCAGGACACCCAGGAGGCGCTGATGCACTCGGAGAAACTGGCCAGCATGGGGCAGCTGGCGGCCGGCATCGCCCACGAGGTCAACAATCCGCTGGGTGTCGTGCTGATGTATTCGCACCTGCTGCACGACGAGTGCCCCCCCGATTCGCCGCTGCGGGAGGATCTGCGGATGATCACCGAGCAGGCCGACCGCTGCAAGAAGATCGTCGCCGGCCTGCTGGATTTCGCCCGCCAAAACAAGGTCCTGCACCAGCCCATCGACATCCGGGAGCTCGTCGAGCGCAACCTGCAGGCGATTCCGACTCCGACCGGGGTAACCGTGCAGGTGGAGCATCAGCTCGACGACCCGGTCGTCGAACTGGACCGGGACCAGGTGTCCCAGGTGATCATCAACCTGGTGGACAACGCCTACGCGGCCATGCCCGACGGCGGCCGCCTCACCGTGCGGACCCACCTCGAGCACGACGACCTGGTGATCGAGGTGGAGGACACAGGGATCGGCATCCCCAAGGAAAACATCAAGAAGGTTTTTTCGCCCTTTTTCACGACCAAACAGATCGGCAAGGGCACCGGCCTCGGCCTGGCGGTGTCGTACGGCATCGTGAAAATGCACCGCGGCAACATCGCCGTGGAGTCCAACGCCGATCCCGCAGCGGGACCGACGGGCACCACGTTCCGGGTGAAGCTGCCCCGCCGCGGCCCGCAAGATTAG